From a single Staphylococcus epidermidis genomic region:
- a CDS encoding long-chain fatty acid--CoA ligase, producing MVMKMKKIMEYLQHYINQYPHRLALVFEDRHLTYGELSKEIYQASMRYKEVKLNKKVGLMDEHPVNNIINYFAVHQRGGIPCIFNHQWSNERIHQLVKSYDIQWLIKDNHLTSNHDNSIYNDEVIPRNVIHIGFTSGTTGLPKAFYRNEHSWIVSFKENEKLLQHCEETIVAPGPLSHSLSLYACIYALSTGKTFIGQKNFNPLSLMRLINQLNKTTAIFVVPTMVQQLISTQRHCSSIKSILSSGAKLTLQQFQQIRNLYPQANLIEFFGTSEASFISYNFNQSSPANSVGKLFPHVETRLLNQDDDAVGLLAVRSEMVFSGYVGQSNQEGAWIKTGDFAYIKNQHLFLVGRESDRIIVGGINVYPTAIESLIMDIEGIDEALVIGIPHAKFGEIAILLYSGKVQLNYRQIKSFLMKHLSRQEVPSKLKKIDHMIYTESGKIARKEMKNKFINGEL from the coding sequence ATGGTGATGAAGATGAAAAAAATAATGGAATATTTACAGCATTATATTAATCAATACCCGCATCGATTAGCTTTAGTGTTTGAAGATCGACATCTAACGTATGGAGAATTAAGTAAAGAAATTTATCAGGCTAGTATGCGCTATAAAGAAGTAAAATTAAACAAAAAAGTAGGTCTAATGGATGAACATCCTGTAAATAATATTATTAACTATTTTGCGGTACATCAAAGAGGTGGAATTCCTTGCATTTTTAATCATCAATGGAGTAATGAAAGGATACATCAACTTGTAAAAAGTTATGACATACAATGGTTAATTAAAGATAATCATCTTACCTCAAATCATGATAACTCAATTTATAATGATGAGGTTATCCCACGTAATGTTATACATATAGGTTTCACGTCAGGAACTACAGGTTTACCCAAAGCGTTTTATAGAAATGAACATTCTTGGATAGTTTCTTTTAAGGAAAATGAGAAATTACTCCAGCATTGTGAAGAAACCATTGTAGCACCGGGTCCTTTATCACATTCACTTTCATTGTACGCATGTATTTATGCATTAAGTACTGGAAAAACATTTATAGGTCAAAAAAATTTTAATCCACTATCTCTTATGCGTCTTATTAATCAATTGAACAAAACGACAGCAATATTTGTAGTGCCAACGATGGTACAACAACTTATTTCAACTCAACGACATTGTTCATCGATTAAAAGTATTTTGAGTAGTGGTGCTAAACTTACATTGCAACAGTTTCAACAAATCAGAAATTTATATCCACAAGCAAATTTAATAGAATTTTTTGGGACATCTGAAGCAAGTTTTATAAGCTACAATTTTAACCAATCATCTCCTGCTAATTCTGTTGGTAAACTTTTCCCTCATGTCGAGACACGATTATTAAATCAAGATGATGATGCAGTAGGATTATTAGCCGTTAGAAGTGAAATGGTGTTTAGTGGTTATGTTGGACAAAGCAATCAAGAGGGGGCATGGATTAAAACAGGCGACTTCGCTTATATTAAAAATCAACATTTGTTTTTAGTAGGTAGAGAGAGTGATCGTATTATAGTTGGGGGGATTAATGTATATCCAACAGCTATTGAAAGCTTAATTATGGATATTGAAGGCATTGATGAGGCCCTTGTCATTGGTATACCACATGCTAAATTTGGAGAAATAGCGATATTGCTTTATTCAGGTAAAGTACAATTGAATTACCGACAAATTAAATCTTTTTTAATGAAACATCTTTCAAGACAAGAAGTTCCATCAAAATTAAAGAAAATTGACCATATGATTTATACAGAATCAGGAAAGATTGCTAGAAAAGAGATGAAAAATAAATTTATTAATGGAGAGTTATAA
- a CDS encoding DUF5327 family protein: MNKEQILQLIEQELIQADEAQTDTEFEKHMYAIHMLTSLVSSHQSRSTIEKLNHSKPMNSNIKDDYEMKQQSSQKHHVTAAEIEAMGGKVPQSMKKHHTSNNMMITDDQVGNGESIFDF; this comes from the coding sequence ATGAACAAAGAACAGATTCTACAATTGATTGAGCAAGAATTGATACAAGCAGATGAAGCTCAGACAGATACGGAATTTGAAAAGCATATGTATGCTATACACATGCTCACATCTCTTGTTAGTTCTCATCAAAGTCGTTCTACAATAGAGAAATTAAATCATTCTAAACCAATGAATAGTAATATCAAAGATGATTATGAGATGAAACAACAGTCTTCACAAAAACATCATGTAACTGCAGCTGAAATAGAAGCAATGGGTGGTAAAGTACCACAATCAATGAAAAAGCATCATACTTCTAATAATATGATGATTACAGATGATCAAGTTGGTAATGGTGAATCTATTTTTGATTTTTAA
- the thiD gene encoding bifunctional hydroxymethylpyrimidine kinase/phosphomethylpyrimidine kinase, with the protein MALKKVLTIAGSDTSAGAGMQADLKTFQELDVYGMVALTSIVTMDKETWSHDVTPIDMNVFEKQLETAISIGPDAIKTGMLGTQDIIKRAGDVFVESGADYFVVDPVMVCKGEDEVLNPGNTEAMIQYLLPKATVVTPNLFEAGQLSGLGKLTSIEDMKKAAQVIYDKGTPHVIIKGGKALDQDKSYDLYYDGQQFYQLTTDMFQQSYNHGAGCTFAAATTAYLANGKSPKEAIIAAKAFVASAIKNGWKMNDFVGPVDHGAYNRIEQINVEVTEV; encoded by the coding sequence ATGGCTTTAAAAAAAGTATTAACGATAGCTGGTTCAGATACAAGTGCTGGTGCCGGTATGCAAGCAGATCTTAAAACGTTCCAAGAACTTGATGTATATGGAATGGTCGCTTTAACATCTATTGTAACAATGGATAAAGAAACATGGTCCCATGATGTAACACCTATTGATATGAATGTTTTCGAAAAACAACTTGAAACTGCAATATCAATTGGACCTGATGCTATTAAAACAGGAATGTTAGGGACACAAGACATTATTAAACGTGCCGGAGATGTTTTTGTTGAATCTGGTGCAGACTATTTTGTAGTTGATCCAGTAATGGTTTGTAAAGGAGAAGACGAAGTACTTAACCCAGGAAACACAGAAGCAATGATTCAATATTTACTACCTAAAGCTACAGTTGTTACCCCGAATTTATTCGAAGCAGGTCAACTCTCTGGTTTAGGAAAATTAACATCAATTGAGGATATGAAAAAAGCTGCTCAAGTGATTTATGACAAAGGCACACCTCATGTCATTATTAAAGGTGGTAAAGCACTCGATCAAGATAAATCTTATGACTTGTACTATGATGGCCAACAATTTTATCAATTAACTACTGACATGTTCCAACAAAGTTATAATCATGGTGCAGGATGCACATTTGCTGCTGCCACAACAGCTTATCTTGCGAACGGTAAATCTCCAAAAGAAGCAATCATTGCTGCTAAAGCATTTGTAGCTTCAGCAATCAAAAATGGTTGGAAAATGAATGACTTTGTAGGACCTGTTGATCATGGTGCATATAACCGTATTGAACAGATTAACGTTGAAGTCACTGAGGTTTAA
- a CDS encoding acetyl-CoA C-acyltransferase, which translates to MKQPVIIAAKRIAFGKYGGRLRHLEPESLLEPLFNHFTDQYPKVMSLLDDVILGNTVGNGGNLARKSLLEAGLDFKIPGITIDRQCGSGLEAVIQACRMVQSGAGTIYIAGGVESTSRAPWKIKRPQSVYESEFPQFFERAPFAREGEDPSMIEAAENVAKKYHISRNEQDDFAYRSHQLASKNMNNGNISQEILPFKVKGEYFNQDESIKPQLTLRTLGRLKPLLNEGTVTVGNSCKKNDGAVLLIVMEENRARQLGFTEGIKFVNSATVGVQPQYLGVGPVPAVNQLLAQERLTINDINAVELNEAFSSQVIASQQQLNIPLNKLNCWGGAIATGHPYGASGAALVTRLFYMKHQFRTIATMGIGGGIGNAALFERWYGN; encoded by the coding sequence ATGAAACAACCTGTTATTATTGCAGCAAAACGTATAGCTTTCGGTAAGTATGGTGGCCGATTGAGGCATTTAGAACCTGAATCATTACTAGAACCTTTATTTAATCATTTTACAGATCAGTATCCAAAAGTAATGTCTCTTTTGGATGACGTCATTTTAGGTAATACGGTAGGTAATGGGGGGAATTTAGCTAGAAAATCATTACTTGAAGCGGGATTAGATTTTAAAATACCTGGTATAACAATTGATCGTCAATGTGGCTCAGGTCTTGAAGCCGTTATACAAGCCTGTAGGATGGTACAAAGTGGTGCTGGAACAATATATATTGCAGGTGGTGTTGAGAGTACCAGTAGAGCACCTTGGAAAATCAAACGTCCGCAGTCAGTTTATGAATCTGAGTTTCCACAATTTTTTGAACGGGCGCCTTTTGCAAGAGAAGGAGAAGACCCTTCAATGATTGAAGCAGCCGAAAATGTAGCGAAGAAATATCATATCAGTAGAAATGAACAAGATGACTTTGCGTATCGCAGTCATCAGTTGGCATCAAAAAATATGAATAACGGTAATATTTCCCAAGAAATTTTACCGTTCAAAGTGAAAGGTGAATATTTTAATCAAGATGAAAGTATTAAACCTCAACTTACTCTCAGAACACTTGGCAGACTTAAACCACTTTTAAATGAAGGAACAGTCACAGTAGGAAATAGTTGTAAGAAAAATGATGGTGCAGTATTACTGATTGTTATGGAAGAAAATCGGGCACGTCAATTAGGATTCACAGAAGGGATTAAGTTTGTGAATAGTGCAACTGTAGGTGTTCAACCACAGTATTTAGGAGTAGGTCCAGTGCCAGCAGTAAATCAATTATTAGCTCAAGAACGATTAACTATAAATGATATAAATGCAGTAGAATTAAATGAAGCATTTAGCTCTCAAGTTATTGCGAGCCAACAACAGCTTAACATTCCTTTGAATAAGTTGAATTGTTGGGGAGGAGCAATTGCTACAGGGCATCCATATGGTGCAAGTGGAGCAGCGTTAGTCACACGTTTATTTTATATGAAACATCAATTTAGAACTATAGCAACTATGGGAATAGGTGGAGGGATAGGAAATGCAGCTTTATTTGAAAGATGGTATGGAAATTAG
- the hemQ gene encoding hydrogen peroxide-dependent heme synthase, with translation MSEAAETLDGWYSLHLFYAVDWTTFRLIAEDDREAMITELETFIKDKTVARESHQGDHAIYNITGQKADLLLWFLRPEMKELNQIENEFNKLRIADYLIPTYSYVSVIELSNYLAGKSDEDPYENPHVKARLYPELPHSEYICFYPMDKRRNETYNWYMLPIEDRKTLMYNHGMIGRKYAGKIKQFITGSVGFDDYEWGVTLFSNDVLQFKKIVYEMRFDETTARYGEFGSFYIGHILNIEDFKQFFSI, from the coding sequence ATGAGTGAAGCAGCAGAAACTTTAGATGGTTGGTATAGCTTACATTTATTTTATGCAGTAGACTGGACAACTTTTCGTTTAATTGCTGAAGATGATCGTGAAGCAATGATTACTGAATTGGAAACATTTATTAAAGATAAAACAGTTGCTAGAGAATCACATCAAGGTGATCATGCAATTTATAACATTACAGGTCAAAAAGCGGACCTTTTACTATGGTTTTTACGTCCAGAAATGAAAGAGTTAAATCAAATTGAAAATGAGTTTAATAAATTACGTATCGCAGACTATCTCATTCCAACTTATTCCTATGTGTCAGTGATAGAATTAAGTAATTATTTAGCAGGCAAATCTGATGAGGATCCTTATGAAAATCCCCACGTTAAGGCACGATTATACCCTGAATTACCACATTCTGAATATATATGTTTCTATCCAATGGATAAACGACGCAATGAAACTTATAACTGGTATATGTTACCTATCGAAGACCGTAAAACTTTAATGTATAACCATGGGATGATAGGTCGTAAATATGCTGGTAAAATCAAACAGTTTATTACAGGTTCAGTAGGTTTTGATGACTATGAGTGGGGTGTTACATTATTTTCAAATGATGTACTTCAATTCAAAAAAATTGTCTATGAAATGCGTTTTGATGAAACGACTGCTCGTTATGGCGAATTTGGTAGTTTCTATATTGGTCACATTCTAAACATCGAAGACTTCAAACAATTTTTTAGTATATAA
- a CDS encoding protein VraC, translated as MQLYLKDGMEIREVQFTNEEVQNYCELLNIKYDHYVPTLMCAKLWPQFELFQSFSKKPIILKETHIKTQHQLQVDCTYEATLHKVSQKLIKNIIKYTYGLEINKDKKHCMYIKQIFIEVR; from the coding sequence ATGCAGCTTTATTTGAAAGATGGTATGGAAATTAGAGAAGTTCAATTTACAAATGAAGAAGTTCAAAATTATTGCGAATTGCTTAATATAAAGTATGACCATTATGTTCCTACTCTTATGTGTGCCAAGTTATGGCCACAATTTGAGTTATTTCAATCTTTTTCAAAGAAGCCTATCATATTAAAAGAGACACACATTAAGACACAACATCAACTTCAAGTCGATTGTACGTATGAAGCGACATTGCATAAGGTTTCACAAAAATTAATTAAAAATATCATTAAATATACATATGGACTCGAAATCAATAAAGATAAAAAACATTGTATGTATATAAAACAAATATTTATCGAGGTAAGATAA
- a CDS encoding uracil-DNA glycosylase, giving the protein MKWSEVFHDITTRHDFQAMHDFLEKEYTTQTVYPDIQNIYQAFDLTPFEDIKVVILGQDPYHGPNQAHGLAFSVQPHAKFPPSLRNMYQELENDIGCHRTSPHLQDWAREGVLLLNTVLTVRQGEAHSHRNIGWETFTDEIIQAVSNYREHVVFILWGRPAQQKERFIDTSKHLIIKSPHPSPLSAFRGFFGSKPYSTTNNYLKSKGKTPVQWCES; this is encoded by the coding sequence ATGAAATGGTCAGAGGTATTTCATGATATAACAACGCGCCATGATTTTCAGGCGATGCATGACTTTTTAGAAAAAGAATATACGACTCAAACCGTCTATCCAGATATACAAAATATCTATCAAGCATTTGATTTAACGCCGTTTGAAGATATCAAGGTTGTTATTTTAGGGCAAGATCCTTATCACGGTCCTAATCAAGCACATGGTTTAGCATTTTCAGTGCAACCTCATGCTAAATTTCCACCATCTTTAAGAAATATGTATCAAGAACTAGAAAATGATATAGGGTGTCATAGAACTTCGCCTCATTTACAAGACTGGGCAAGAGAAGGTGTCTTGTTATTAAATACGGTATTGACTGTTCGACAAGGTGAAGCACATTCACATCGAAATATTGGATGGGAAACATTCACGGATGAAATCATACAAGCTGTTTCTAATTATCGTGAGCATGTTGTTTTTATTCTGTGGGGAAGACCGGCTCAACAAAAGGAACGATTCATTGATACATCTAAACACTTAATCATTAAATCGCCACATCCTAGTCCACTATCGGCTTTTAGAGGATTTTTTGGTTCTAAACCTTATTCAACTACAAATAACTATTTAAAATCTAAAGGGAAAACACCAGTTCAGTGGTGTGAAAGTTAG
- a CDS encoding threonine/serine exporter family protein: MNKDTIETSREALIKDVVMIAARILLESGAEGTRVEDTMARIATKLGYPESNSFVTNTVIEFVLHNEAYPRLYRIKTRDTNLIKISQANEISRQITNGTMTLEEAKYQLEEIYVAKRDSSLPFKGIAAAIIATSFLYLQGGRLVDIITAVLAGTIGYLVVEILDRKLHAQFIPEFIGSLVIGIISVIGHAFVPSGDLATIIIAAVMPIVPGVLITNAIQDLFGGHMLMFTTKSLEALVTAFGIGAGVSSILILV; encoded by the coding sequence ATGAATAAGGATACAATTGAAACATCTCGTGAAGCATTGATAAAAGATGTTGTTATGATTGCTGCTCGTATATTACTTGAATCTGGAGCTGAAGGTACACGGGTAGAGGATACCATGGCACGTATTGCTACAAAATTGGGCTATCCTGAAAGTAATAGTTTCGTGACTAATACTGTAATTGAATTTGTTTTACATAATGAAGCATATCCTCGGTTGTATAGAATTAAAACTCGAGATACGAACTTAATAAAAATTTCTCAAGCTAATGAAATCTCACGTCAAATTACAAATGGCACAATGACGCTTGAAGAAGCTAAGTATCAATTAGAGGAAATATATGTTGCTAAAAGAGATAGCAGTCTCCCTTTTAAAGGAATTGCCGCAGCAATTATCGCTACGAGCTTCCTCTATCTACAGGGAGGTCGTCTGGTTGATATCATCACAGCTGTATTAGCTGGAACGATTGGATACTTAGTAGTAGAAATATTAGATCGAAAGCTACACGCACAATTTATTCCAGAATTCATAGGTTCTTTGGTAATAGGTATTATTTCTGTAATTGGACATGCATTTGTTCCTAGCGGAGATTTAGCTACAATTATCATTGCAGCGGTCATGCCGATTGTACCTGGAGTACTGATTACAAATGCTATCCAAGATCTATTCGGAGGACATATGTTAATGTTTACTACAAAATCTTTAGAAGCTTTAGTCACCGCCTTTGGTATAGGCGCTGGTGTAAGTTCAATATTAATTTTAGTCTAG
- a CDS encoding transposase, with the protein MTQHTLPIETSVLIPTNNISRHVNDIVETIPDTEFDEFRHHRGLI; encoded by the coding sequence ATGACTCAACATACTCTACCAATAGAAACTTCAGTTCTTATCCCCACAAATAATATTTCACGACATGTAAATGATATTGTAGAAACAATTCCCGATACTGAATTCGATGAATTCAGACATCATCGTGGCTTAATATAA
- the vraX gene encoding C1q-binding complement inhibitor VraX has protein sequence MIIYRRNIENGTPIYEIITKTFKTITIKCDETFNKYEIYQLLSLLENDVDNMPTSYSYR, from the coding sequence ATGATTATCTACAGAAGAAATATAGAAAATGGAACACCCATTTATGAAATCATAACTAAAACTTTCAAGACAATTACTATAAAGTGTGATGAAACTTTTAATAAGTATGAAATCTATCAATTGCTCTCTCTACTAGAGAATGACGTTGACAACATGCCGACAAGTTACTCATATCGTTAA
- a CDS encoding DUF423 domain-containing protein → MKVFIILGALNAMMAVGTGAFGAHGLEDKLSDKYMSIWEKATTYQMYHGLGLLVIGLISGTTSINVNWAGWLLFFGIVFFSGSLYFLALTQVRILGAITPIGGVLFIIGWLVLVIATLKFAG, encoded by the coding sequence ATGAAAGTTTTTATTATTTTAGGTGCATTAAATGCAATGATGGCTGTCGGTACTGGCGCATTTGGAGCACATGGGTTGGAAGATAAATTATCAGATAAATACATGTCAATATGGGAAAAAGCAACAACTTATCAAATGTATCATGGATTAGGTCTGTTAGTTATAGGTTTAATAAGTGGTACAACATCAATTAATGTAAATTGGGCTGGTTGGTTATTATTCTTTGGTATTGTCTTTTTCAGTGGTTCCTTGTATTTCTTAGCCTTAACACAAGTTCGTATTTTAGGTGCAATTACGCCAATAGGTGGTGTTCTATTTATAATTGGTTGGCTTGTTCTTGTGATTGCTACACTTAAATTCGCTGGGTAA
- a CDS encoding choloylglycine hydrolase family protein: MCTAISLYTKQRYHYLARTMDFAFEFNGIPTIVPRHYHYQFDLDSDMRLEYGFVGTNLKVGRYRFGDGINEKGLAISNHYFTGEASYSTHKRYGYFNLAPEEFIVWVLGFNKSISELKQKVKKINIMNEKNTTLNIVPPLHFMVTDETGHTVAIEPHNGLLIVKDNYVHTLTNEPKLDWHLSNLRNYAFLTPQKSTNQLIGKVLVRSMGCEAGTNGLPGGYTSTDRFIRATYLRHQLRCSHNEDENLMNCFKVLESVSIPQGAVIDANKIHYTQYQLVMESKERSYYIKPYFSNQIFKIKLTEDLLSKNEMTFLPINHELKITSIQ, from the coding sequence ATGTGTACTGCCATTTCTTTATATACAAAACAACGTTACCATTATTTAGCTAGAACAATGGACTTTGCATTTGAATTTAATGGTATCCCAACCATTGTTCCACGCCATTATCACTACCAATTTGATCTAGATTCAGACATGCGTCTTGAATATGGTTTTGTTGGAACAAATTTAAAAGTAGGACGTTATAGATTTGGTGATGGTATAAACGAAAAAGGTTTAGCTATTTCGAACCATTACTTCACTGGTGAAGCCTCATACAGTACCCATAAACGTTATGGTTATTTTAACTTAGCACCTGAGGAGTTTATTGTTTGGGTTTTAGGTTTTAATAAAAGTATTAGCGAATTAAAACAAAAGGTTAAGAAAATCAATATTATGAATGAAAAAAATACGACTTTGAATATCGTTCCTCCTTTACATTTCATGGTCACTGATGAAACAGGACATACCGTAGCCATAGAACCTCACAATGGCTTATTAATAGTTAAAGATAATTATGTTCATACCTTAACAAATGAACCTAAATTAGATTGGCATCTATCTAACTTAAGAAATTACGCTTTTTTAACGCCACAGAAATCAACCAATCAATTAATAGGTAAAGTGCTAGTAAGATCAATGGGCTGTGAAGCAGGAACAAATGGCTTACCGGGTGGTTATACGTCAACAGATCGTTTTATACGCGCTACATATTTAAGACACCAACTACGCTGTTCCCATAATGAAGATGAAAATTTAATGAATTGTTTTAAAGTTCTAGAATCAGTCAGTATCCCTCAAGGTGCAGTTATCGATGCCAATAAAATACATTACACACAATATCAATTAGTGATGGAAAGTAAAGAAAGAAGTTATTATATTAAGCCTTACTTTAGCAATCAAATTTTCAAAATAAAATTAACTGAAGACCTTTTAAGTAAGAATGAGATGACATTCTTACCTATTAATCACGAATTAAAGATAACATCAATACAATAG
- a CDS encoding threonine/serine exporter family protein yields the protein MFWIFNFIFSFLASLFFCVIFDAPRKLYFACGFVGACGWMVYTVLFNGFELHTIYSSFFGSLALGLLSHYMARRKKEPVIIFMVTGIIPLVPGGLAYDATKNLVLLHFGKAINTMLEVTLIAGAIALGLLFADQISKIVISGFARTRKRL from the coding sequence ATGTTTTGGATATTTAATTTTATATTTAGCTTTCTTGCTTCACTCTTTTTCTGTGTCATATTTGATGCCCCTAGGAAGTTGTATTTTGCTTGTGGCTTTGTCGGCGCTTGTGGATGGATGGTTTATACTGTATTATTTAACGGCTTTGAACTCCATACGATTTACTCAAGCTTTTTCGGTAGTTTAGCGTTAGGTTTACTTAGTCATTATATGGCCCGTCGAAAAAAAGAGCCTGTAATTATTTTTATGGTTACAGGTATTATACCTCTGGTTCCAGGAGGACTTGCTTATGATGCCACTAAAAATTTAGTGTTATTACACTTTGGAAAGGCGATTAACACAATGCTTGAAGTGACATTAATAGCAGGTGCTATTGCTTTAGGTTTATTATTTGCTGATCAAATTTCTAAAATCGTTATTTCAGGTTTTGCTCGTACCAGAAAAAGATTGTAA
- a CDS encoding APC family permease, producing the protein MENKNNNVDRGNLKQNLSEKFVWAIAYGSCIGWGAFILPGDWIKQSGPIASSIGIVIGALLMILIAVSYGALVEKFPVSGGAFAFSFLSFGRYVSFFSSWFLTFGYVCVVALNATAFSLLIKFLLPNVLNNGKLYTVAGWDVYITEIVIATVLLIVFMLITIRGASVSGSLQYYFCVAMVLVVALMFIGSFFSSHFSLSHLEPLASVDKGWFQSIIMIVSIAPWAYVGFDNIPQTAEEFNFSPNKTFKLIVYSLLAASLTYVVMLLYTGWLSTQATSLNGNLWLTGAVTQDAFGFIGLAVLAVAIIMGIFTGLNGFLMSSSRLLFSMGRSGIMPTVFSKLHSKHKTPYVAIIFLVAVSLIAPWLGRTALTWIVDMSSTGVSIAYFITCLSATKLFSFNKQSNTYAPVYKIFGIIGSIVSFVFLCLLLIPGSPAALSIPSYIALGIWLVIGLIFFIIRLPKLKKMNNDELSRLILNHSEDEVLEMVHEPGQSNSTNK; encoded by the coding sequence ATGGAAAATAAAAATAACAATGTAGATAGAGGTAACCTTAAGCAGAATCTTTCCGAGAAATTTGTATGGGCTATTGCATATGGTTCGTGTATCGGATGGGGCGCTTTTATATTACCAGGAGATTGGATTAAACAATCAGGGCCTATTGCTTCTTCAATAGGTATAGTAATCGGTGCGTTATTGATGATTCTTATTGCTGTAAGTTATGGCGCACTCGTTGAAAAATTTCCTGTTTCTGGTGGCGCATTTGCTTTTAGTTTTTTAAGTTTTGGAAGATATGTAAGCTTTTTCTCTTCATGGTTTTTAACATTTGGCTATGTTTGTGTTGTTGCGTTAAATGCGACAGCATTCAGTTTGTTGATTAAATTTTTATTACCAAATGTTTTGAACAACGGTAAGTTATATACAGTAGCTGGTTGGGATGTTTACATAACTGAAATTGTTATCGCAACTGTGCTACTTATAGTGTTTATGTTGATTACTATTAGAGGTGCCAGTGTGTCTGGTTCGTTACAATATTACTTCTGTGTTGCAATGGTCCTTGTAGTTGCACTTATGTTTATAGGTTCTTTCTTTAGCAGTCACTTTAGTTTGAGTCATTTAGAGCCATTAGCAAGTGTAGATAAAGGATGGTTTCAATCAATCATTATGATTGTCTCTATTGCACCATGGGCGTACGTAGGGTTTGATAATATACCGCAAACTGCTGAAGAATTTAACTTTTCTCCTAACAAGACGTTTAAACTTATTGTTTATAGTTTACTAGCTGCGTCACTCACTTATGTAGTGATGTTACTTTACACAGGCTGGCTAAGTACACAAGCAACAAGTTTAAATGGTAACTTATGGCTTACAGGTGCAGTGACTCAAGATGCATTCGGTTTTATTGGCCTTGCAGTATTAGCAGTGGCAATTATTATGGGGATTTTTACTGGATTAAATGGATTTTTAATGAGTTCGAGTCGCTTATTATTTTCAATGGGGCGCTCTGGCATTATGCCAACAGTATTTAGTAAATTACACAGTAAACATAAAACACCATATGTCGCTATTATCTTCCTAGTAGCTGTATCTTTAATTGCTCCTTGGTTAGGTAGAACGGCATTAACATGGATTGTAGATATGTCATCTACAGGTGTTTCAATTGCATATTTTATTACTTGTTTATCTGCTACGAAATTATTTAGTTTTAATAAACAGAGTAATACGTATGCACCAGTTTATAAAATTTTTGGTATTATAGGATCGATTGTATCCTTTGTGTTCTTATGTTTATTGCTTATTCCAGGTTCTCCTGCAGCACTTTCGATACCATCATACATCGCTTTAGGAATTTGGTTGGTAATAGGATTAATCTTTTTTATCATTCGCTTGCCAAAACTTAAGAAAATGAATAATGATGAATTGAGTCGATTGATTTTAAATCATTCTGAAGACGAAGTTTTAGAGATGGTTCATGAACCTGGTCAATCTAATTCAACGAATAAATAG